The sequence GATTTTGATGCTGCGTAACCTGCAATTGAAGGAAGTGGTGAATAAGCAGCAATGGATACAATATTTACGATTTTTGCAGGTGCATTTTTCACTAAAATTGGTGCAAATGCTCGCATCATATTTATAGTACCATAATAGTTAACATTCATATCGTTTTCTACAGCACTAATTTCTCCTTCTAAAATATTTCCTTGACTCAAAATTCCTGCATTATTTATTAGAACTTCTACGTCTTTTATTTGCTCCGCTATTTTTAAAATTTGAGTGTTATTTGTAATATCCAATTCCAATATTATAACTCTTTCGTCTCCAAAATCTGGCATTTTGCTTAAATCTCTGGAAGTAGCATAAACTTTTTTTGCTCCTTTTTCCAATGATGATTTTACGAGTGATTTCCCAATTCCTCTGTTTGCTCCTGTAATTAGTATTACTTTGTCTTTCAATGTTTTCATATTTCGTTATTTTGATTAATAATTATGATGCAAAAATACATTGACGATAAAGCCTATAAAACCCGATACTTGCGGTTTTAAATATCGATTGTTCTAAAAGTTAAATTTATTCTAGGACTTTTTACTTTTTTTGTTGGTGGCAAACGATGGAGCCAATTTGTTTGCGTTTTCCCTTTCATAACCAATAAACTACCTTTTTGTAAATGGATGGAAACCGTTTGTTTTGTTTCTTTATGTTTAAATAGGAATTTGCGTTCTGCTCCAAAACTTAATGAACCAATTGCACCATTTTTTTTCAAATCTTTTTCGCCATCACTATGCCAAGCCATTCCTTCGTCTCCGTTATGGTAGAGATTAAGTAAACAAGAGTTAAATTTTTCTCCTGTTTTCGTTTCTATAATCTCTTTGAGTTCTAAAAGTTCTTTAGTCCAAGGTAGAGCGGATTTAGTGGTTTTTGAATAGGTATAATCAAATGGTTTATCTCCATACCAAGCTACTTTGCGTTTAGTGATAATCAATTTACCGAAAATGATTGCTTTGTCGTTTTCCCATTGAATATTCTGTAATAATTGGTCGAAATAATATTGTGCTTTTTTTGTATTCATTACTGAACCGTAATAATTTACTTCTCCATCAAAAGGTAATATGTTAGCGTTTTTTGAGGTATTAAATAAGTCCATTTTTCCAAATTTTATAGTCTGCCCGCAAACAATGTCCACAAGGTCTGAATCCAATTTTTTTGGCTTGTTCGGTTGTTTTGAAAAAAAACACGGTTTTTAGTTTTCATTCTTTTGCCCGATTTGCATTGTAAAGTTCCATAAATTTTTAGATTGAGATTTCCGCCAAAAACGATTTCCTTTCGCTTTATTTTTTGATGAAGTTCAGCATTATCAATGTCTATATGTTTTATCATTTTATTAGCTGTTTGCTTCGTGAAATATAACACCTAAAGTATGTCGTTCTCCACTCATTACTTCACTAACTCCGTGTTTCATATTTACCCGATAATAACCTTTTGTTCCTTTTATTGGTCGGAAATTCGTAGTAAAAATGAGCATTTCTCCTTTTTTTAGTTTTAAAACTATGGCTTTAGATTGTGCTCTTGGTGTTTGTTGTGTCAAAACAAATTCTCCTCCTGTGAAATCTTCATCTGGCTCGTTTAAAAAGAGAACGGTTTGCATTGGGAAATAAACATCTCCATATAAATCTTGATGCAAAGTATTAAAACCGCCTTTTCCATATTTTAAAATCAGCGGTGTTGGTTTTAACTGATTATTTTGGTGGCAAAGCGATTGCAATTCTTCAAATGTTTCGGGAAATATTTTATCAATATTTAGCACTTTCATCCAAAGGTTTGCAATGGGTGAAAGTTTAGGATATATCGTTTCTCTTAATGTTTGAATGATTTTGGGAAGTG is a genomic window of Flavobacterium jumunjinense containing:
- a CDS encoding SDR family NAD(P)-dependent oxidoreductase: MKTLKDKVILITGANRGIGKSLVKSSLEKGAKKVYATSRDLSKMPDFGDERVIILELDITNNTQILKIAEQIKDVEVLINNAGILSQGNILEGEISAVENDMNVNYYGTINMMRAFAPILVKNAPAKIVNIVSIAAYSPLPSIAGYAASKSALY
- a CDS encoding alpha-ketoglutarate-dependent dioxygenase AlkB family protein, producing MDLFNTSKNANILPFDGEVNYYGSVMNTKKAQYYFDQLLQNIQWENDKAIIFGKLIITKRKVAWYGDKPFDYTYSKTTKSALPWTKELLELKEIIETKTGEKFNSCLLNLYHNGDEGMAWHSDGEKDLKKNGAIGSLSFGAERKFLFKHKETKQTVSIHLQKGSLLVMKGKTQTNWLHRLPPTKKVKSPRINLTFRTIDI
- a CDS encoding RNA-binding protein, whose amino-acid sequence is MFFFKTTEQAKKIGFRPCGHCLRADYKIWKNGLI
- a CDS encoding 2OG-Fe(II) oxygenase; translation: MENLKTKLATIDWQSVSESMNEKGYAIIPKILSDEQCNELIKEYNNINLYRKTVVMERYRFGLGEYKYFDYPLPKIIQTLRETIYPKLSPIANLWMKVLNIDKIFPETFEELQSLCHQNNQLKPTPLILKYGKGGFNTLHQDLYGDVYFPMQTVLFLNEPDEDFTGGEFVLTQQTPRAQSKAIVLKLKKGEMLIFTTNFRPIKGTKGYYRVNMKHGVSEVMSGERHTLGVIFHEANS